From Amyelois transitella isolate CPQ chromosome 4, ilAmyTran1.1, whole genome shotgun sequence, one genomic window encodes:
- the LOC106136970 gene encoding MYND-type zinc finger-containing chromatin reader Zmynd8 isoform X4 codes for MDETTDPHMETDVSSTTEDVPEMQEVTGSNGNVVLIVEKIEEEHVESSPKTDEKPMQVSETGSPNKSDKLNLSPQKEASPLPTNTTNKSPLVKKIVLKRPTNPILNVDQLKAAKLNKNLDSAVPQSTILVHSEETVDSSSKIDDHKSPHKNTSDVTNKSPLKNVDVEITIRKFPSNVQADLQKSAEKSPSKEKSPTKIIAETTMNDSQKTYSANKEINALKTPVKSPPKEQVDTQKTPVRDQLDVQKPATKLPIKELSTEPSKTPKEVAEEDNKTTNGDHEESTNNQENKLEKETVIDKDPSNDSQIESLDSTEKDPNKSISRELKSLINSAKESKIISECTQLTSKTRKSRTALDSSNPLNTSVEADKIQGYRRVSTNSQKSNCSEKSEKVAVKRSMRSQNPEFVNKVKQFLSSVTKIQKDTDEEGTDEEVENVKKKEPPPNEIKTSTPKKKKLSEVDTTEKPNKLRTDPYCWRCHWAIEQPANEKVHLPMHCTVCPRGFHYKCFSGAERNKITNEKNWVCPECLSVLHAESSETRSPAMKKISLGMLCELLNFALQRMMDLNGVEPFMQPVDRTAFPDYDKYVVHPMDLSLMKQNIAAGLYGSTEAFLADAQWILHNSIIFNTNLLSTVQSKLTGGARALVRSCRAEMGEIEACPECYKAAHARRPTWFTDVCTTPHVLLWAKLKGFPYWPAKGMSVNNAGLVDVRFFGAHDRAWVPAKDCFLYSEKDPNNFRTKRQDILDSMQEAEQHIRNISRKYGKFVYPPFKTQFDPSKLTEQIKLMIPSFEGEVRSAVKEKSQNSSPSMNSTKSRMNSSRSDSKSSKEGHDGDTSESEEMSTVATRKMADGAEIAREEDNSYVKDKTMDVDVSRTEIPVKQYEASRKRRHSQLEEAVITVIDNVIKEKKRKVAEKDKPSDKTESDPNSGKDVEIKLVESKKTEKPQERSENTPKVKEKTSTPVADQQRTPKVAPIKIITTPKGQRTAIRSSTPKIKLVAKKPSYDKKRPSSEKSINKDEKKHRNSRNRSLNGSNAAPGTTPGKDKIDKKSDNSCNISTKDKAKEVSNNKNKVEGKSTPDKQGKQSLDNKIKNRIKFDDDTSLAVIARRSKDSDNEISCLPTISNVISLSTTAQSTRTTTSKPTTSNKSIEITIDSNSSIFAPTSTDNVNNMKDAVNKLQKLRSDTNQQSLVGKVGVRAFARMTSPPMNSVNNKDMQVEIKAEPIDLDDSDRQLEKMEVMNAFHLRPVNPPTSLREVRINKMVVGPLPNAKRSGNVVEVRPRAKKSFPTPSRPNEGRSELNGKNSMVYIPIQPPATPGPQRGPRPTIPASASAPIVTPIIRPPAPMVTTSANNISNITPSLVPISATTSPIVSAISPAQNGPTVGQATVHTVPLITSVNGQWTLALQPVMSVGGIDGDATPMVNGTDRLPNVSSITNMNIANVNNVSGLANVTSMAGITNMAGIANITSNVTGITGTVPIAASMVAPPPPNATSGTNRVNDTNSNPGEPPRLQQRPVLLNPLDPRTPVAILPAPPTAGPLTAKLNQNAVKLADFFRTLLEDSIEHLDAPEAQAAAFKLQLEQMRWRHQQEIDEINHNHELTIAEMRSSFEKERARIMSEVKRTAQTELEAAVNAAKSKQWCANCNGEAQFYCCWNTSYCDYPCQRAHWAQHFAVCTQKRIQDGNSSGDNENSSPPDRLQPQPENLPALQKNTPKLTAASTSVNRAPQQDSIIS; via the exons ATGGACGAGACTACAGATCCACACATGGAGACAGACGTGTCATCCACAACTGAAGATGTACCAGAGATGCAGGAGGTGACAGGATCCAATGGTAATGTTGTGTTGATAGTAGAGAAGATAGAAGAAGAACATGTGGAATCCAGTCCTAAAACCGATGAGAAACCAATGCAGGTGAGCGAAACAGGCTCCCCAAATAAATCAGATAAGCTAAACTTGTCACCGCAGAAGGAAGCATCACCTTTGCCTACAAATACCACTAATAAATCCCCCTTGGTCAAGAAAATTGTATTGAAACGTCCTACTAATCCTATTCTCAATGTAGATCAGTTAAAAGCtgcaaaattgaataaaaatttagacaGTGCAGTTCCACAATCAACTATCTTGGTACACTCTGAAGAAACTGTTGATTCATCAAGTAAAATTGATGATCACAAGTCTCCACACAAAAATACTTCAGATGTCACAAATAAATCCccattaaaaaatgttgatgTTGAAATTACAATCAGAAAGTTTCCCTCAAATGTTCAAGCAGATTTGCAGAAATCTGCTGAGAAATCTCCTTCTAAAGAGAAATCTCCTACTAAAATTATTGCTGAAACAACCATGAATGATTCTCAGAAAACTTATAGTGCCAACAAAGAGATAAATGCTCTGAAAACTCCAGTAAAATCACCACCAAAGGAACAGGTAGACACTCAGAAGACTCCAGTAAGAGACCAGCTAGATGTTCAAAAACCAGCTACAAAATTGCCCATAAAAGAGCTGTCAACAGAACCTTCAAAAACACCCAAAGAAGTTGCAGAAGAAGACAATAAGACGACGAATGGAGATCATGAAGAAAGCACAAACAATCAAGAGAACAAACTGGAGAAGGAAACTGTCATTGACAAAGACCCCTCTAATGATTCTCAGATTGAGAGTTTAGACTCTACAGAGAAAGACCCTAATAAAAGCATAAGTAGAGAACTCAAGTCACTAATCAATTCTGCAAAAGAATCTAAAATAATAAGCGAATGTACACAACTAACAAGTAAGACTAGGAAGTCTAGAACAGCTTTAGATTCCTCAAATCCATTGAATACATCTGTGGAAGCTGACAAGATACAAGGTTACAGAAGAGTAAGCACAAACTCCCAGAAGAGTAATTGCAgtgaaaagtctgaaaaggTTGCTGTCAAGCGATCAATGCGGTCACAAAATCCAGAGTTTGTGAACAAAGTAAAACAATTCCTCAGTTCAGTGACTAAAATTCAGAAAGATACAGATGAAGAAGGCACTGATGAAGAGGTGGAAAATGTGAAGAAGAAAGAGCCACCaccaaatgaaattaaaaccaGCACTcctaagaaaaagaaattgtctGAAGTAGAC ACTACAGAGAAACCCAACAAACTGAGGACAGATCCTTACTGTTGGAGATGCCATTGGGCCATAGAGCAGCCAGCCAATGAAAAAGTCCACTTGCCAATGCATTGCACCGTATGCCCAAGGGGTTTCCATTACAAGTGTTTCTCCGGAGCTGAGAGGAACAAAATCACCAATGAAAAGAACTGGGTGTGTCCAGAATGCTTGTCTGTGTTGCATGCAGAGAGCTCAGAGACAAG GTCACCAGCCATGAAGAAAATATCCCTGGGTATGCTGTGTGAACTTCTCAATTTCGCGTTGCAGAGGATGATGGATCTCAATGgg gtGGAACCATTCATGCAACCAGTGGACCGCACCGCATTCCCTGACTACGACAAATACGTTGTACACCCGATGGATCTTTCGCTGATGAAGCAGAACATTGCTGCGGGACTATACGGGAGCACGGAGGCGTTCCTTGCTGACGCGCAATGGATACTGCACAACAGCATTATTTTCAACACAA ATTTGTTATCCACAGTGCAATCGAAGTTAACTGGCGGTGCGCGGGCGCTGGTCCGGTCGTGTCGCGCTGAAATGGGGGAGATCGAGGCGTGTCCTGAATGTTACAAGGCTGCGCACGCGCGGCGACCAACCTGGTTCACTGATGTGTGTACTACACCACATGTGTTACTATGGGCGAAATTAAAAG GTTTCCCATACTGGCCAGCGAAGGGTATGTCAGTGAACAACGCCGGCCTAGTCGATGTGAGGTTCTTCGGAGCGCACGACCGCGCGTGGGTGCCGGCCAAAGACTGCTTCCTTTATTCTGAAAAAGATCCAAACAACTTTAGGACCAAGCGGCAAGATATATTGGACAGCATGCAG GAAGCCGAACAGCATATCCGGAATATATCACGCAAATATGGCAAATTTGTTTACCCGCCGTTTAAAACGCAGTTCGACCCTTCCAAGCTCActgaacaaataaaattgatg ATCCCATCATTCGAGGGCGAAGTGCGCTCCGCAGTAAAAGAGAAATCGCAGAATTCTTCGCCCAGTATGAACAGCACTAAAAGTAGGATGAACTCTAGCCGATCCGACTCCAAAAGCTCTAAAGAAGGTCATGATGG TGACACCAGTGAAAGTGAGGAAATGTCAACAGTTGCTACTCGTAAAATGGCGGATGGAGCGGAAATCGCCAGGGAAGAGGACAACTCCTATGTTAA GGACAAAACAATGGATGTGGATGTATCTCGGACTGAAATTCCAGTCAAACAGTATGAGGCGTCCAGAAAACGTCGACATTCCCAACTTGAAGAAGCCGTCATCACTGTGATAGATAATGTCATCAAAGAGAAGAAACGAAAGGTCGCTGAAAAAGACAAACCTAGTGATAAGACTGAATCAGATCCCAATAGTGGCAAAGATGTCGAAATAAAACTTGTTGAatccaaaaagactgaaaaaccGCAAGAAAGATCTGAAAACACTCCAAAAGTCAAAGAAAAGACTTCAACTCCAGTAGCGGACCAACAGAGAACTCCTAAAGTTGCGCCGATCAAGATTATCACAACTCCCAAAGGACAAAGAACCGCAATCAGATCGAGCACTCcgaaaataaaattggtaGCAAAGAAACCTTCTTATGATAAAAAGAGACCTTCATCCGAAAAAAGTATTAACAAGGATGAAAAGAAACATAGGAATTCGAGAAACCGGTCTTTGAACGGAAGTAATGCAGCGCCTGGGACTACACCCGGgaaagataaaattgataagaagAGTGATAATAGTTGTAATATTTCTACAAAAGATAAAGCCAAAGaagtatctaataataaaaataaagttgaaggAAAATCGACGCCGGATAAACAAGGGAAACAGAGcttagataataaaattaaaaatagaatcaaaTTTGATGATGACACAAGTTTGGCGGTAATAGCACGAAGAAGTAAGGATAGCGACAACGAAATTTCGTGTCTGCCAACTATTAGTAATGTTATCAGTCTATCAACTACTGCTCAAAGCACAAGAACAACTACTTCAAAACCCACGACATCTAATAAATCTATAGAAATCACTATTGATTCAAATTCTAGTATTTTTGCACCAACTAGTACAGATAACGTTAACAACATGAAGGATGCCGTCAACAAATTGCAGAAACTGAGAAGTGATACAAATCAGCAATCCTTAGTTGGTAAAGTAGGGGTCAGAGCATTCGCGCGTATGACATCGCCGCCAATGAATTCGGTCAACAATAAGGACATGCAAGTGGAAATAAAAGCGGAGCCGATTGATCTAGACGATTCTGATCGCCAATTGGAAAAGATGGAAGTGATGAATGCGTTCCACTTGAGGCCGGTAAATCCGCCGACTAGTTTGCGAGAAGTGAGGATAAATAAGATGGTGGTGGGGCCGTTACCTAATGCGAAACGGAGTGGGAACGTCGTAGAAGTTAGACCGAGGGCGAAGAAATCGTTTCCTACTCCGTCGAGGCCTAACGAGGGTCGTTCGGAGTTGAACGGGAAGAACTCGATGGTGTATATTCCTATTCAGCCGCCTGCGACCCCGGGGCCTCAGCGTGGGCCGAGGCCGACTATTCCAGCGTCTGCGTCGGCGCCAATAGTAACTCCCATCATTAGACCTCCTGCACCAATGGTAACCACTTCTG caaacaacatttcaaacataacACCGTCTCTAGTCCCTATATCAGCAACGACAAGTCCCATCGTGTCCGCAATTTCCCCCGCGCAGAACGGCCCCACTGTTGGACAAGCTACTGTGCATACAGTGCCGCTTATTACCTCCGTCAACGGACAGTGGACGTTGGCGCTACAGCCTGTTATGTCGGTTGGAGGAATCgat GGTGACGCGACACCGATGGTGAACGGTACCGACCGGCTACCAAACGTGTCAAGTATTACCAACATGAACATCGCGAATGTAAACAACGTGAGCGGTCTTGCCAACGTGACGAGCATGGCCGGCATAACGAATATGGCCGGTATTGCCAATATAACGAGCAATGTGACCGGGATTACAGGAACAGTGCCTATTGCAGCCTCGATGGTGGCGCCTCCACCGCCAAATGCAACGTCGGGAACTAACAGAGTCAATGACACGAATTCTAATCCTGGAGAG CCGCCGCGACTGCAACAAAGGCCAGTGCTTCTAAACCCGCTGGATCCCCGGACGCCGGTCGCGATCCTGCCAGCGCCGCCCACCGCCGGCCCGCTCACTGCCAAGCTCAACCAGAACGCGGTCAAG ttGGCAGACTTTTTCCGCACACTTCTAGAGGATTCTATTGAACACTTAGACGCTCCAGAGGCTCAGGCAGCGGCGTTCAAACTCCAACTGGAGCAGATGCGGTGGCGCCACCAACAGGAGATCGATGAAATCAACCACAACCATG
- the LOC106136970 gene encoding MYND-type zinc finger-containing chromatin reader ZMYND8 isoform X5 → MDETTDPHMETDVSSTTEDVPEMQEVTGSNGNVVLIVEKIEEEHVESSPKTDEKPMQVSETGSPNKSDKLNLSPQKEASPLPTNTTNKSPLVKKIVLKRPTNPILNVDQLKAAKLNKNLDSAVPQSTILVHSEETVDSSSKIDDHKSPHKNTSDVTNKSPLKNVDVEITIRKFPSNVQADLQKSAEKSPSKEKSPTKIIAETTMNDSQKTYSANKEINALKTPVKSPPKEQVDTQKTPVRDQLDVQKPATKLPIKELSTEPSKTPKEVAEEDNKTTNGDHEESTNNQENKLEKETVIDKDPSNDSQIESLDSTEKDPNKSISRELKSLINSAKESKIISECTQLTSKTRKSRTALDSSNPLNTSVEADKIQGYRRVSTNSQKSNCSEKSEKVAVKRSMRSQNPEFVNKVKQFLSSVTKIQKDTDEEGTDEEVENVKKKEPPPNEIKTSTPKKKKLSEVDTTEKPNKLRTDPYCWRCHWAIEQPANEKVHLPMHCTVCPRGFHYKCFSGAERNKITNEKNWVCPECLSVLHAESSETRSPAMKKISLGMLCELLNFALQRMMDLNGVEPFMQPVDRTAFPDYDKYVVHPMDLSLMKQNIAAGLYGSTEAFLADAQWILHNSIIFNTNLLSTVQSKLTGGARALVRSCRAEMGEIEACPECYKAAHARRPTWFTDVCTTPHVLLWAKLKGFPYWPAKGMSVNNAGLVDVRFFGAHDRAWVPAKDCFLYSEKDPNNFRTKRQDILDSMQEAEQHIRNISRKYGKFVYPPFKTQFDPSKLTEQIKLMIPSFEGEVRSAVKEKSQNSSPSMNSTKSRMNSSRSDSKSSKEGHDGDTSESEEMSTVATRKMADGAEIAREEDNSYVKDKTMDVDVSRTEIPVKQYEASRKRRHSQLEEAVITVIDNVIKEKKRKVAEKDKPSDKTESDPNSGKDVEIKLVESKKTEKPQERSENTPKVKEKTSTPVADQQRTPKVAPIKIITTPKGQRTAIRSSTPKIKLVAKKPSYDKKRPSSEKSINKDEKKHRNSRNRSLNGSNAAPGTTPGKDKIDKKSDNSCNISTKDKAKEVSNNKNKVEGKSTPDKQGKQSLDNKIKNRIKFDDDTSLAVIARRSKDSDNEISCLPTISNVISLSTTAQSTRTTTSKPTTSNKSIEITIDSNSSIFAPTSTDNVNNMKDAVNKLQKLRSDTNQQSLVGKVGVRAFARMTSPPMNSVNNKDMQVEIKAEPIDLDDSDRQLEKMEVMNAFHLRPVNPPTSLREVRINKMVVGPLPNAKRSGNVVEVRPRAKKSFPTPSRPNEGRSELNGKNSMVYIPIQPPATPGPQRGPRPTIPASASAPIVTPIIRPPAPMVTTSANNISNITPSLVPISATTSPIVSAISPAQNGPTVGQATVHTVPLITSVNGQWTLALQPVMSVGGIDGDATPMVNGTDRLPNVSSITNMNIANVNNVSGLANVTSMAGITNMAGIANITSNVTGITGTVPIAASMVAPPPPNATSGTNRVNDTNSNPGEPPRLQQRPVLLNPLDPRTPVAILPAPPTAGPLTAKLNQNAVKLADFFRTLLEDSIEHLDAPEAQAAAFKLQLEQMRWRHQQEIDEINHNHELTIAEMRSSFEKERARIMSEVKRTAQTELEAAVNAAKSKQWCANCNGEAQFYCCWNTSYCDYPCQRAHWAQHFAVCTQKRIQDGNSSGDNENSSPPDRLQPQPENLPKNTPKLTAASTSVNRAPQQDSIIS, encoded by the exons ATGGACGAGACTACAGATCCACACATGGAGACAGACGTGTCATCCACAACTGAAGATGTACCAGAGATGCAGGAGGTGACAGGATCCAATGGTAATGTTGTGTTGATAGTAGAGAAGATAGAAGAAGAACATGTGGAATCCAGTCCTAAAACCGATGAGAAACCAATGCAGGTGAGCGAAACAGGCTCCCCAAATAAATCAGATAAGCTAAACTTGTCACCGCAGAAGGAAGCATCACCTTTGCCTACAAATACCACTAATAAATCCCCCTTGGTCAAGAAAATTGTATTGAAACGTCCTACTAATCCTATTCTCAATGTAGATCAGTTAAAAGCtgcaaaattgaataaaaatttagacaGTGCAGTTCCACAATCAACTATCTTGGTACACTCTGAAGAAACTGTTGATTCATCAAGTAAAATTGATGATCACAAGTCTCCACACAAAAATACTTCAGATGTCACAAATAAATCCccattaaaaaatgttgatgTTGAAATTACAATCAGAAAGTTTCCCTCAAATGTTCAAGCAGATTTGCAGAAATCTGCTGAGAAATCTCCTTCTAAAGAGAAATCTCCTACTAAAATTATTGCTGAAACAACCATGAATGATTCTCAGAAAACTTATAGTGCCAACAAAGAGATAAATGCTCTGAAAACTCCAGTAAAATCACCACCAAAGGAACAGGTAGACACTCAGAAGACTCCAGTAAGAGACCAGCTAGATGTTCAAAAACCAGCTACAAAATTGCCCATAAAAGAGCTGTCAACAGAACCTTCAAAAACACCCAAAGAAGTTGCAGAAGAAGACAATAAGACGACGAATGGAGATCATGAAGAAAGCACAAACAATCAAGAGAACAAACTGGAGAAGGAAACTGTCATTGACAAAGACCCCTCTAATGATTCTCAGATTGAGAGTTTAGACTCTACAGAGAAAGACCCTAATAAAAGCATAAGTAGAGAACTCAAGTCACTAATCAATTCTGCAAAAGAATCTAAAATAATAAGCGAATGTACACAACTAACAAGTAAGACTAGGAAGTCTAGAACAGCTTTAGATTCCTCAAATCCATTGAATACATCTGTGGAAGCTGACAAGATACAAGGTTACAGAAGAGTAAGCACAAACTCCCAGAAGAGTAATTGCAgtgaaaagtctgaaaaggTTGCTGTCAAGCGATCAATGCGGTCACAAAATCCAGAGTTTGTGAACAAAGTAAAACAATTCCTCAGTTCAGTGACTAAAATTCAGAAAGATACAGATGAAGAAGGCACTGATGAAGAGGTGGAAAATGTGAAGAAGAAAGAGCCACCaccaaatgaaattaaaaccaGCACTcctaagaaaaagaaattgtctGAAGTAGAC ACTACAGAGAAACCCAACAAACTGAGGACAGATCCTTACTGTTGGAGATGCCATTGGGCCATAGAGCAGCCAGCCAATGAAAAAGTCCACTTGCCAATGCATTGCACCGTATGCCCAAGGGGTTTCCATTACAAGTGTTTCTCCGGAGCTGAGAGGAACAAAATCACCAATGAAAAGAACTGGGTGTGTCCAGAATGCTTGTCTGTGTTGCATGCAGAGAGCTCAGAGACAAG GTCACCAGCCATGAAGAAAATATCCCTGGGTATGCTGTGTGAACTTCTCAATTTCGCGTTGCAGAGGATGATGGATCTCAATGgg gtGGAACCATTCATGCAACCAGTGGACCGCACCGCATTCCCTGACTACGACAAATACGTTGTACACCCGATGGATCTTTCGCTGATGAAGCAGAACATTGCTGCGGGACTATACGGGAGCACGGAGGCGTTCCTTGCTGACGCGCAATGGATACTGCACAACAGCATTATTTTCAACACAA ATTTGTTATCCACAGTGCAATCGAAGTTAACTGGCGGTGCGCGGGCGCTGGTCCGGTCGTGTCGCGCTGAAATGGGGGAGATCGAGGCGTGTCCTGAATGTTACAAGGCTGCGCACGCGCGGCGACCAACCTGGTTCACTGATGTGTGTACTACACCACATGTGTTACTATGGGCGAAATTAAAAG GTTTCCCATACTGGCCAGCGAAGGGTATGTCAGTGAACAACGCCGGCCTAGTCGATGTGAGGTTCTTCGGAGCGCACGACCGCGCGTGGGTGCCGGCCAAAGACTGCTTCCTTTATTCTGAAAAAGATCCAAACAACTTTAGGACCAAGCGGCAAGATATATTGGACAGCATGCAG GAAGCCGAACAGCATATCCGGAATATATCACGCAAATATGGCAAATTTGTTTACCCGCCGTTTAAAACGCAGTTCGACCCTTCCAAGCTCActgaacaaataaaattgatg ATCCCATCATTCGAGGGCGAAGTGCGCTCCGCAGTAAAAGAGAAATCGCAGAATTCTTCGCCCAGTATGAACAGCACTAAAAGTAGGATGAACTCTAGCCGATCCGACTCCAAAAGCTCTAAAGAAGGTCATGATGG TGACACCAGTGAAAGTGAGGAAATGTCAACAGTTGCTACTCGTAAAATGGCGGATGGAGCGGAAATCGCCAGGGAAGAGGACAACTCCTATGTTAA GGACAAAACAATGGATGTGGATGTATCTCGGACTGAAATTCCAGTCAAACAGTATGAGGCGTCCAGAAAACGTCGACATTCCCAACTTGAAGAAGCCGTCATCACTGTGATAGATAATGTCATCAAAGAGAAGAAACGAAAGGTCGCTGAAAAAGACAAACCTAGTGATAAGACTGAATCAGATCCCAATAGTGGCAAAGATGTCGAAATAAAACTTGTTGAatccaaaaagactgaaaaaccGCAAGAAAGATCTGAAAACACTCCAAAAGTCAAAGAAAAGACTTCAACTCCAGTAGCGGACCAACAGAGAACTCCTAAAGTTGCGCCGATCAAGATTATCACAACTCCCAAAGGACAAAGAACCGCAATCAGATCGAGCACTCcgaaaataaaattggtaGCAAAGAAACCTTCTTATGATAAAAAGAGACCTTCATCCGAAAAAAGTATTAACAAGGATGAAAAGAAACATAGGAATTCGAGAAACCGGTCTTTGAACGGAAGTAATGCAGCGCCTGGGACTACACCCGGgaaagataaaattgataagaagAGTGATAATAGTTGTAATATTTCTACAAAAGATAAAGCCAAAGaagtatctaataataaaaataaagttgaaggAAAATCGACGCCGGATAAACAAGGGAAACAGAGcttagataataaaattaaaaatagaatcaaaTTTGATGATGACACAAGTTTGGCGGTAATAGCACGAAGAAGTAAGGATAGCGACAACGAAATTTCGTGTCTGCCAACTATTAGTAATGTTATCAGTCTATCAACTACTGCTCAAAGCACAAGAACAACTACTTCAAAACCCACGACATCTAATAAATCTATAGAAATCACTATTGATTCAAATTCTAGTATTTTTGCACCAACTAGTACAGATAACGTTAACAACATGAAGGATGCCGTCAACAAATTGCAGAAACTGAGAAGTGATACAAATCAGCAATCCTTAGTTGGTAAAGTAGGGGTCAGAGCATTCGCGCGTATGACATCGCCGCCAATGAATTCGGTCAACAATAAGGACATGCAAGTGGAAATAAAAGCGGAGCCGATTGATCTAGACGATTCTGATCGCCAATTGGAAAAGATGGAAGTGATGAATGCGTTCCACTTGAGGCCGGTAAATCCGCCGACTAGTTTGCGAGAAGTGAGGATAAATAAGATGGTGGTGGGGCCGTTACCTAATGCGAAACGGAGTGGGAACGTCGTAGAAGTTAGACCGAGGGCGAAGAAATCGTTTCCTACTCCGTCGAGGCCTAACGAGGGTCGTTCGGAGTTGAACGGGAAGAACTCGATGGTGTATATTCCTATTCAGCCGCCTGCGACCCCGGGGCCTCAGCGTGGGCCGAGGCCGACTATTCCAGCGTCTGCGTCGGCGCCAATAGTAACTCCCATCATTAGACCTCCTGCACCAATGGTAACCACTTCTG caaacaacatttcaaacataacACCGTCTCTAGTCCCTATATCAGCAACGACAAGTCCCATCGTGTCCGCAATTTCCCCCGCGCAGAACGGCCCCACTGTTGGACAAGCTACTGTGCATACAGTGCCGCTTATTACCTCCGTCAACGGACAGTGGACGTTGGCGCTACAGCCTGTTATGTCGGTTGGAGGAATCgat GGTGACGCGACACCGATGGTGAACGGTACCGACCGGCTACCAAACGTGTCAAGTATTACCAACATGAACATCGCGAATGTAAACAACGTGAGCGGTCTTGCCAACGTGACGAGCATGGCCGGCATAACGAATATGGCCGGTATTGCCAATATAACGAGCAATGTGACCGGGATTACAGGAACAGTGCCTATTGCAGCCTCGATGGTGGCGCCTCCACCGCCAAATGCAACGTCGGGAACTAACAGAGTCAATGACACGAATTCTAATCCTGGAGAG CCGCCGCGACTGCAACAAAGGCCAGTGCTTCTAAACCCGCTGGATCCCCGGACGCCGGTCGCGATCCTGCCAGCGCCGCCCACCGCCGGCCCGCTCACTGCCAAGCTCAACCAGAACGCGGTCAAG ttGGCAGACTTTTTCCGCACACTTCTAGAGGATTCTATTGAACACTTAGACGCTCCAGAGGCTCAGGCAGCGGCGTTCAAACTCCAACTGGAGCAGATGCGGTGGCGCCACCAACAGGAGATCGATGAAATCAACCACAACCATG